From the Pseudomonadota bacterium genome, the window GAGCGGCAATAGGTTGAACCCCGCAAGCGCGACGTTCAGCATGGCGAAGATCATGGCGACGTTAATCGCCATATCCGATGCGGAAGACGATGAACCGATGATCTGACTGCCTCCGGTGACGATGCCGACCGGAACCTTCGCCTGCTCCAGCACCGGACCCTGCTCGATGTGCAGTTCGAAATACGCCCGCGTCGAGCCCGCTTCTAGGAACCGCTTCTTCGATTGAATCAATTCGAGATCGCAACCGGTTTCCAGCATGTGCTGGCGCAAAGGGCGCTTGCTGTCGACGCGTAGCGCCTTCAGCTCCTCCGCAGGAAGCTCGCCCAATGCGGCGCGCGAGCCGATATGATCCAAGCCGAACCAGGTTCCCTCCTCGGCCCTGATCGCCATGACCTTGATGTCGATGGCTGGCCGCCTCGCGCTGTCGATCATGGCAGCCACGGTGACAAGGCCGGCGATGACGCCAGCGGCGCCGTCGTAGTTGCCTCCGCACACCACCGAGTCGAGATGCGATCCGATGATGACCGCCGGGCGGGTACGATCATGCCCGCGCAATACGAGATAGGTGTTCTTCGCGAAATCCGCTTCCACCTCGAGCCCGACCGAGCGGGCCGCTTGTGCAAGAAGATCGTGGGCTGCTGTCTCTTTCTCGCTATAAGGAGCGCGGGTTACGCCAACTCCGTCGGCACTGAGGCGACGCAAGTCGGCGAACAGCGATTCTGCCAACACCATGCGTCCGCGCAGGGCTGCGTTCAGATCGAAGGGCCGCTTGGACATCAGTTCTCCTAGGGGCCAAGGACGCGACTTTCGATATTAACGCCGTCGACCGATATTCCAAAGTTGAACATCCGCTTATGGCACTTCCCGGTCGCGCCGCGTGCCGCGAGGGACGGCCGCTCACTGACCCAAAGCGGACTCCGGCAAGCCGGCCCAGCGCCTGTTTACGAGTTCACGCCCGAGCGCTGCCTTCGTGCCTCGCACCCGCCTCGAGGCGTACACCGCATGAGCCCGGTGGGCAGCTTGACGCCCAGCAAGATGACCTTGATGCCGGCGATCACGCCGTCGGGTCTGACCGGACGCGCGAGATCGGCGGCGCCGAGCTGGCGATAGGAAAGGTGCGCGACCGTGCCGCAGACGGCATCGAGTTGGCTGAGTCTCCGCTATTTCCGTCTTGCCCGCCCGCCAGCAACCTTCTGGTCCATCGGTGCGGAGAAACGACATCGCCGAGCCGCTTCCGTCATCGCAGGGTGATGTCGTAGCGGACGTGATTGGTGGCGCGCGCAATGCGGTCGTAGAGAGCGCGGGCCGCCGCGTTGTCAGCCGCGGTATGCCAGTATAGTCGCTGCCAGCCCAGGTCCCGGCCGCGCGCAATCAGCGCCTCGATGAGCCGGCGCCCGATCCCGGCGCCGCGGGCGGCGGGCTCGACCCAAAGGTCCTCGAGGTAGCAGACCATCCGGCGGCTGAAGGTGTGCGGATGAAGCACATAATGCGCAAAGCCGACCAGCAATCCTTCGGAGTCGGATGCGCTCGCCACCAAGCTGCCCACCGGGTTTGCCGGATCCATGAGCCGGCGCCACAATTCGTGGTCATCGGCCTCCGGGATCGAGGCGCCGAAATGCTTGCAATTGGCCGACCACATCCGCTGCCACGCCGGCCGATCTGCCATCACGGTGTCGCGAACTTCGATCGTCACCATTGCCCGAGGCGTTCGGCAATGCCGATGCGATAGGCCACATGGACGGAGTTCCTTGAACGACGCGTTCG encodes:
- a CDS encoding M20/M25/M40 family metallo-hydrolase → MSKRPFDLNAALRGRMVLAESLFADLRRLSADGVGVTRAPYSEKETAAHDLLAQAARSVGLEVEADFAKNTYLVLRGHDRTRPAVIIGSHLDSVVCGGNYDGAAGVIAGLVTVAAMIDSARRPAIDIKVMAIRAEEGTWFGLDHIGSRAALGELPAEELKALRVDSKRPLRQHMLETGCDLELIQSKKRFLEAGSTRAYFELHIEQGPVLEQAKVPVGIVTGGSQIIGSSSSASDMAINVAMIFAMLNVALAGFNLLPLYPLDGGRVADLIVGAIGGKHGAKPQKAFRIATGALFLVIVASVIIGDCFSLAFSHR
- a CDS encoding GNAT family N-acetyltransferase; amino-acid sequence: MVTIEVRDTVMADRPAWQRMWSANCKHFGASIPEADDHELWRRLMDPANPVGSLVASASDSEGLLVGFAHYVLHPHTFSRRMVCYLEDLWVEPAARGAGIGRRLIEALIARGRDLGWQRLYWHTAADNAAARALYDRIARATNHVRYDITLR